The stretch of DNA ATTATCAATcggaaaataaacacaaagagaaaattGAGCTGATGTATTTTAATACAATACGTCTTTAATTCATATTAAAACCATGtttgaaataagacaaatgcaAATGTTTGGCACTTCAATAAGTGTTCTGTTGTTAGAAACGTGCAGTAAGATTCATAAACCCAGACCGATAATAACGAAAAAGCACTTATATTTAAGAGAACAGTGTCATTGCACTCCCACAAATATGTATTACTTCATTATATTCAAATAATATAAGCCACTGCTTCCAAGATGTAATACACGCATAATGAAGTGAAACTCTGATCGATGAGTGATATACAGAGTTTAGTGATGGGGTTTATAAAGGGTACTTACATGTTCTGTGTGGTGCAATGTTTCTTTGTCCTGCTGATTTCTCCCCCAAGTCATTAAAATTAGATTCCTCCTCTTCCATAATgctcctctctttttctttctttctttctctctctctctctctctctctctctctctctctctctctgctgtttaATGGAGTGTAAGCGGATACATCAGAGTTGTGATTTGTGTTGAGTGAGTGTGCCTCAGACTTCCTGCTGCGCTCtaattggtcatttgaaaagaTTTTtggaactgtgtttgtgtgtgtgtgtgtgtgtgtgtgtgtgtgtgtgtgtggtgtgagagtgtgactgCAGATGGATTTACAGTATGGTCTGACAGCCCAGCCCACCTGTGAAACTGAACAGTACGCAGCGAGCAGCGGATAGACTCAGACTAGGTACCAGTgctacaatgtgtactaaatgtAATTGGCACCTTTAAAGTGTGTGCTATTTATATTCAGCCTTAAAACGTCCCttaattttaaaggaacactatgtaatatttttaccttaaaattacatgttgaaaatcactgtgatgctccattgagctgtaacagagagaacagagcctctgttattgCTTATCAGGGTGCAACATTGAAGAAACAGCTCTATGTACATTTTACAGGAGGGCAGGAAACCACCACCCTCactaatttcagtacagtgttgtaaaaatTTATTACACGCAACACTAAGTTCATAGAGATAGAAACTGCAGCATTTGGTGatggttttgtgtttgtgtaactcTATTGCTAACAGATAACAGTGCTGCCTCTTTAGCTTTTCTTTAGGCACATAACTGAGGGCTTGCCTGGATTTAGTGAAAGAGTGCCCCTAATGAACAGGTGCTCACTTAGTgagtgtaaaataataatacaaattttTTCGAATTTTTGGAGTGCACATTCTTGTCTCGGTAGATGTCATCAggaggcatccaggaggcattGTTATCATATGCCTGAAATGTAGCTAAGCATGTATGAGCCTGTGGTGTCGTGGGACCAACAGGGGGCGTTGTCCCTCTATTCTTTGTGTGCAACCTATAGGGACACTGAACGGAATAAATGGTGCCATCCTTTGGATATGACTTAAACCAAGGCCCTGATTCCATGTAGAACTTGAAAATATGGTTCTCTATCTGCAGACATTGGAAGCCAGCACATCTGGAGGCATTCATTTCTCCATGAAGGCAGATGTGTGATTATagatagtttttatttatttatttatttttttttaatgaggatTTACTGACACTGATCACTGCACAGATGATTTTTGCGTTTGTTAAGGTATGGGTCTTTTAAATAGCAGAAACATGTAAATGTgcgcatgtgtgagtgtgttgaccCCTTGTGACCCAAGAGTGTGTTGGCCCCTTGTGACCAGAAGAAATGGGGCCAAGGCCCATGTGTACCTCAGCACCCCACCCCAtcaacccaacacacacacacacacacacacacacacagacacatttaatCTCTTATAGATGATCATCTGTGAAGAGCAGCATTGACTCGTGCGTCCAGAAACACTCTCTATCATTTTCAGTGCCCTCACTCATAGAGTCTCATAGTGACAAATGTGTCTGTTCTGGTTACATGTGCTACATGGCAGATTCAGATCTAGTAATTGATGGTTTAAGTAGCAGTGGTTTAAGTGAGTGGTGagcaatgtaaaaatgtatatgtaagTTTAGATTTATCTGAAGTCACTGAAATGTGAATCCACGTTCAGTCATTTAACCTAAAATGGGTAAATGCCTTTCTTGGCATGTTATCATGGTTTAAACAGGAACTGAGCTGTCAGACCACCACAACAGCCACAGAGAAAGCAAACATCCTGCAGTATCTGTTGAGCATCATAGTACAGTTATAGCTAGGCCTACATCAATCAAGTCTCTTCCTTTAAGATTAAGACAAAGTTTTTGTAAATTCTTTTAAATACAATGCATTTTTCAAAGTAGAATAAAAAATGGCTAGAAGacattcaaagaaaaaaaaaagaattgctGACTGGTACAGTATTCAGACACTACTCCACAACTCAGAGGTCTAGGGGTGGCCAACGAGTGCCCAGCGAGACCAATGTAACATTCATTTGCCTGTTGAAcactaaataaacactaaaagtTATTTAATACTAAAGAAGGCCTAACTCTGAAATAAAGAATAATTTAACACTGAAGAAACTGTTAATAATCACATTCATTTTGTACCATTTGCCAAAAGTGCCTCCACATTTATTCTGACACACACAGGAGGtgcactgaaaatgtgagaAGTGCTTAAGAAAGACACTGGGCATTGTGGAAAATCTAGAAGTTATACTGAAGTTGTATGACGTCATGTAGTTCTTCTCCACccaagatctctctctctctctctctctctctctcacacacacaaacacatgtgcgcacgcacgcacacacacacacacacacacacacacacacaaaagaactATGTAGACAGCACTGTATAGTAAcaattcacaaaaacaaacaacaacaaaaaaatcagTTACAACACGAAACAAAAAACCAACCAATGCTCTTCTCAACAATGGCATGGCCACTGAAAGAAATGAagatgtatttactgtgattataattttatacaagcaccaagTTTACTGAGgcattaatttacatatatcttAGATGCCTAAGACTTCTACACAGTTctgtatatactgtatatatatagcGGGTGGGagtggatttacagttgtttaCAGTGTCTGTGTTGATACACAGCTGATCATATGATGAACACAGTCACATGGAGAACCCCGAGGCCTTCTCACTGGATCATCCAGCATTATTCGACATTCaccttctttctttcatttcttcctTAAAGCCGTATCAGCCCTTACACGTAACAACATTAAACAGTGTCAGAAACTACTGCAATGTGAAGGTATTTGCTGATGTGCAAATTACAAtaagaatatggtacaattatgcttcctaattaaaggtactgaatatgaacccttgagggtaccatcGCAGCGATGACAGTCTTCTCTTCATGTGTGGAAGTGTTTTTGTGACCCATgagcctttcactttctgctgtATGTTTTACAAAACAAAGTAATCTCATCTTGCCCTATTTACCAAATTTGTTTTCATGACAGCAAGGGTGGGGCCATGTTTGTTTACTCTGTGTTAGAAATCCTAGTGAGACAGGGGATCCCTTGATACTGATTAGAACCACAGTGATAAACAGACATATGCACTTTCTTTTAGACATTAAATTCACTGAGTGCTGCAGTGACGTGAGGTGAAATATCCCCACAGAAGTGAGATAAAAAGTGAACGCCATCACAATTTTAACTACTGGAGATAGCACAAAATTAGCATTTTTCTACTCGTTTTGACAGAAATAGGTCggtggctcttaaaagagcctTTTGTTAATTTTGAAGAAAGCCGAGCTATGAGCTTATGCGCGCTCTCCGCGGATACGGCGAGCCAGCTGAATGTCTTTGGGCATGATAGTGACTCTCTTGGCGTGGATGGCGCACAGGTTGGTGTCTTCAAACAGCCCAACCAAGTAGGCTTCGCTGGCCTCCTGGAGAGCCATGACGGCAGAGCTCTGGAAACGGAGATCGGTTTTGAAATCTTGAGCAATCTCACGAACCAGGCGCTGGAAGGGCAGCTTGCGGATGAGCAGCTCAGTTGACTTCTGGTAGCGGCGAATCTCCCGCAGGGCCACAGTACCAGGCCTGTAACGGTGAGGCTTCTTCACGCCGCCGGTGGCTGGGGCGCTTTTTCGTGCGGCTTTGGTAGCCAGCTGCTTCCTTGGAGCTTTACCACCGGTGGACTTACGAGCGGTCTGCTTAGTTCTTGCCATCGCGTTGCGCTTTTCTTCTCCTTAAGAGTAAGAATGTGAAAGTACGCAGCGCACGGCCTTTTTAAGCTCTAGAGCAGCTTGTCGCTTATTGGGCGTCTGGGATTACCGCCTTCTATTGGACGGCCGACCCCTCGTGACCACAATTCTATTGGACGCCTTTATTCCCGCCAATGTTTCAAATTATTAATCACGTCCTGTGGGTTTTCCACTGTGTCGGGTTTTGACATAATAAGCTGTCTTTTGACACTTTATGCTCAAATTCTCTCTATATAATTCATATGTAACTATATGTTCTTAAGTATAATTGTTTATATGAATCCAACatggaaatatataaaacatttgagGAATTCTAAAATTGAGTTTggctcaaaatattttttttcttttttttattccaaaagtaaataatgtaacaaatttTCAGTATTGTTAAATCCAAATTATGTAAATGGTGTTTAAATGTAATTCTTTGAGTGATCAATTGAAAAGCCATGGATCAAAGAAAGGTCCCTATAAATTCCATTTAGTTCATATCATATAAAATCAGATTAGTTACTGATTACATTTGGAAAGTTAAATCATGTTAAGTCATGACCTAGGTTCTTATCCTAACTTGATTCTTGTCAATCTCTAAAACACAGCAGCTCAGATCAATAACAGAAACatgtaaaacactgtataatGGTAAAAGAGAAGCATGAATCTAACTGATGCAGAGTGTGAGTGCGTATAAACTGATCAACcatgaccacctccttgatTTGCACTTATTGTTTATGTAACCGGTGGTTACGGATAAACAGAGACTCTGCGttgtgtttttttcctgttGAGGATTTATTCtgacaacagaaataaacagcctTTTAGTATTAGACAGGCAGTGTGTATCTATTCTCTCCTCGTATCTCCCCTCTCCATATTACACATGAGTAAAAAGGGGTGAGGCGAGAGAAAGAAATGCACCTCAGAATGTATGTcacattaatgaattaattacagATTAACAACAATGCAATAAATGATTAACTTAAAACTTATTAACTTAACAATTGCTAAGATTTCTGGATAGGGTGGGTACAGTCATAACATCACTACTGAACTTC from Hoplias malabaricus isolate fHopMal1 chromosome 5, fHopMal1.hap1, whole genome shotgun sequence encodes:
- the LOC136697229 gene encoding histone H3 — encoded protein: MARTKQTARKSTGGKAPRKQLATKAARKSAPATGGVKKPHRYRPGTVALREIRRYQKSTELLIRKLPFQRLVREIAQDFKTDLRFQSSAVMALQEASEAYLVGLFEDTNLCAIHAKRVTIMPKDIQLARRIRGERA